In Marinitoga litoralis, the sequence TTACCATCAATAATAAACACTTTACCATTTTTGACAGCATTCACGTTTTTGAATTGTTCAGCATTCATTATTAAATCATATGCCCCTTTATCTCCAGGGTAATATCCTGGAACTAATATAATATCAGGATTTTCTTTAATAACAAATTCTGGACCAACTGCAAACCATCCATTATTTCCTGTATATGGAGCAGTAACATTAATTCCGCCAGCATATGCAATTATTTCATTTAAATAAGAACCTGTACCACAAGTCCACATTTGTGAAACACTGCCATATGCTGATAAATAAATAACTCTTGGTTTTTCATTCCATGAAAATGTATTTTTTGCTATATTTAACATTCTAGCTCTTAATTTTTGTGAATAATCCATAGCTGTTTTTTCTTTGTCTAAAATAACACCTACTAAAGCTAAGTCTCTAAATACATCATTTAATGTTGTTGCATTTAATACAAAAGCTTTTATACCAAATTTTTCTAATTTAGAAACTTCTCCTTCTTGAAATCCACCAGTTAATAATACAACATCAGGATTTAAAGAAACTATTTTTTCTACATTTAATGGAAACATATTTCCTATTTTTTCTACATCTGTTATATATGAATCAAAATCAGTTACGCCAACTACCTTATCTTTTGCACCCAACTTTAGAATAAAATCTGAAATTGCTGGTGCTGCTACAACAATTCTTTCTACTTCGTTTTCAAAAGTAACAACTCTACCTAAATCATCTACCAAAGTGACAGGTTGAAATGAAAATACCGATAATGCAAATACCAAAAATACTGCTAACAATACTTTTTTCATATAATCCCTCCTATATAAAATCTATTTTCCATCTTCTTTTCGCGAGAAGATGGAACCAATCCCTTTAAAGTAGGTCTCCCGGCTTGTGGATCTTCCTACTTCCAGCGCCTTCCCAGATACCCAGTGGCTTAGTGCTGGTTTCGTCCCCACTCACGGTGGCGCGACCGCAACGGATTCTCACCGTTTTCCCTTACACTTTAAAGGAATTTTTATTTAATTGTCTATGATATTATATCATGAAAGTAATAATATTTCAAATAAAAATTATGATATAATCGTTATGGAGGTGTTATAATGAATGACATTAGATGGATTCAAAGATTTCAAAATTTAAAAAAGGCTTTTCAACAATTAAAAAATGCTGTAGAATTAGCGAAAACAAGAGAATTATCAATTTTGGAAAAACAAGGATTAATTCAAAGTTTTGAATATACACACGAATTAGCTTGGAAAACCTTAAAGGATTTTTTTAATGAAAAGGGTATTTTTAATATATATGGTTCTAAAGATTCTACAAGAGAAGCATTTAAAAATGGGTTAATAGATAATGGAGATGTATGGATGCAAATGATTTTAAGCAGAAACTTGAGCAGTCGTACATATGATGAAAAAACTGCAGAAGAAATAGTTTCACAAATAATAAATAAATATTATAGTGAGTTTGAAATATTGATAAACAAATTAGAAAAATTAAAGGAAGAATTTTTATGAGTTTCGGATTGGATGATTCTACTATAAAAAAATTATAAACATACTATCAAAAAATGAAAAAATAAATAAAGCTGTTATATTCGGATCCAGAGCAAAAGGGAATTATAAAAATGGGTCGGATATAGATATTGCACTTTTTGGTAAATATTTGGATATACAAGATATTTATAATATTCATTTATTAATTGAAGAATTATTTTTGCCGTATACATTTGATATTGTTATTTTTGATAATATAAAGAATGAGGAGTTAAAGGAACATATTAAAAGAGTTGGAAAAACTATATATAAAAAAAATCCCCAGGAATAATCCCTGGGACTTTCCCAAGAAAAATATATTATTGAACAATATACAGATATTTAAGTCTAAATAATTGTTAAAATTAATAAAAAAAAAATAAATTTTTTTTATTTTGGGCGATATATGTAATGAATTTTATATGGAGGTGGTTGTATGAGGAGTAATGTTAAATATTTATTGTTTATGGCAATGTTACTAATGATTTTTACTTTGACAAGTTGTTTTAAAACTGTTCCTGTTGATTTGTTGAACACAGATGATTTAAGTGTAAGCCTTAATACAGATTATGATTTTTATTCTAAACAATATGCTTCAGCTATGGAGGTTGAGTTTGACTCGTATATTCCACAAGAAGCCTTTATTTATGATGAAAATAGCTCTGTGATGCTGATTAGAAATTTTAACAATAAAACAGTGGTGCTGTTTTCTAAAGCTCAAAGAAATTTCACCAAAGGTGAGAAATTATTTTCTATTAAAAGAAAATATTTGAATCCTCAAAAAAACAAATTATTTTCGGAAGCGGTATTGTTTGATGAAAAAACGAATAGAATTATAACCAAAGCAACAGAACCATATTCAGATGGTATTTCGGTAAGTGATAATACAAGAATAAAATCTGGTGAAGATGCAACCGTGGCTGTTCATGCCAAAGGATTAACAGATGTCCAAGCTATTGAAATGGATATTATTTTTCCAGAGATAGTATCTTTAAATGAATCAAGTTTTTCTACAATAAATTACATAGGTCCTAATTCAGATAAAATTAGTATTATTACAACTGATATAAAGGACGGTATAAGAATATCTTTAGTTGCTATAGGAGATGAAAATATAAATTTTGAAGATAATGATATTTTTGAAATTAATTTAATAGGTGTTGGAAATGAACCAATGGAAAGTGGTTATATTGAAATTGCAAATGCCAAGGTGTTTTATTCTGATAGTACAGAAGGAGAAGAGGTTAATACTTATCCAGGAAACGTAACGGTATATAATCCTCAATTATTGGGTGATTTTAGTGATGAAAATATTCAAAAAGATGATAAAGTAGATATAAATGATTTTCTTATTTTTGTTAAACATTATGGTTCGAAACAAGGAGAATCATTATATGCTTCTCAATGTGATATTTCAAGCAAAACAAATCCAGCTATAATAGCTCCAGTAGCTGACTGGGAAGACGAAAAAATATACAGTATTCCATCAAAAGATGGAGAAATTAATATATATGATTTTATAATTTTTGCAAGAAATTATAACAAAAGAGTTCCAAGAAAGAATTCATTCCCAGAATTTCCACAATCTCCTTCGGTGAAACCAACAGCTGATAGTTCAGGATGGTCTGTTGATAGTGTTGATATAGAATTCCCAGAAGCTGATGATGAAGACAATGACCCATTAACTTATACAGTTTATTTTGGTAAAAATGGTGAGGTGTTAGACAATTCAAAAATTATATATACAGGTGGATCTACCAAAACTTCTGTAACAAATCTAGAAAGAGGTCAAACTTATATATGGAGAGTTAAAGTTAGTGATGGTAATGGTGGTGAAGATTGGCTACCTTCTAAAGATGGTACATATAAATTTTCAACGCAATCTTTAGACACTTTATTTGCAGCAGGAGGTTATGAGGGAGTTTTTGTTTTAGACATTTCAGATACCAACGGACCTACAGTAACTAATTATGTAGATACTGAAGGGTATGTTTTTGATGTTGCAAAGTTTTCAAAAGGTTCAAAAGATTATATTGCTGTAGCTGATGGTAAAGATGGTGTTAAAGTATATGAATATACTTCAAGTAGTTCTGATTTAACAAATCCATCATTAACTTATTACTTAGGATCAGATGCTGTAAAAATTAAATATAATGCTAATTATTTATATGTAGCTGCAAAAAATTCTGGAGCGTTTATTATGGAATTTGATGATGTTAACAATGAACTTAAGAAAGTTTCGAATATTAGTGGTATAGGCGAAGTATATGATATTTTCGTTTCTGATAATACTTTGTATGTTGCAAGTAATAATGGATTGTATACAGTAGATATCTCTGATAAATTCAATCCATCAAATCTTGGAAGTTTATCATTAAGTGGTGCTAAATCTCTATTTGTAGATGGTAATTATGCTTATGTTGCAGCTGGTTTTAATGGAATTTATAAGATTGATGTTTCAGATCCAAATAATTTATCAGAAGTTTCTAACTCATCATATTATGCAGATTCATTATATGTAAAAGACGATTATTTATATGTAACTAGTGGAGTAAATGGAGTATTGAAATTAAGTAAGGACACATTATCTATAGTTGATACATATAATGAAAATATTTTTAGAGCTGTTAATGTTATAATAGATGGAGGTACAGCTTATATTGCTAATGACAGATATGGATTAATTGTATTAGATACATCAAATATGGAAAAGTTAGATGAATATGATATAGGATCTTTTGCGAGAGATGTTGATATATTAAATAACCAATTTATTATTATTGCTGATTCCGAAAAAGGTATTAAAGTTTATGATGCAGATACCAATTTAACTTCTATTTCAGACGCTACCTTAACTAAATCTTTAGAAATAGAAGGTATAGCTAGAAGCGTATATACTGACGATACTATTTCATCAACAGCAGTATTTGTAGCATCAGGAAATAAAGGATTTAATATTATTGAAGTTGATAATAATGGTAATGCAACAAAAATAAATACAATTCCTATTTTTGGTGAAGCTTATTCAATGATAGCTACAGAAACTACATCTAGTACTTTATTATATGTAGCATCTGGTAGTGGAGGAATTAATATTTATAAAATTAACGATTTAGATTCTCCAGAATTTATCAACAACTATTCAACAGATGGTATTGTTGTAGAGTTAAGCTTTATTGATAGTTCAACAAGTGGAACCACATTAGTATTAGCTGAAAGTGATAGAGTTTCAGTATATGATGTTGATACATCAAATGCTACAAAATTGGATTCTTATGAAATAAATGATGGTAATGTAACAGATGTTACCGTAGATGGAACCACTATTTATGTTGCGGCAGGATCTAAGGGACTATATGTATTAGGTTTGGATTCTGATTCTAATGACGCAACACTAACAAAATTAGGTAGCAGTAGATTTGATAATGCATTTATATTAAAAGTTGAAAAAAGAGCTTCAAATGTTCTGGAATTAGCAACTTATAATGAAGGAATAATAATGATGAATATAGGAAATCCTAATTCTTTAGGAGATGCAGATTCCAGAGATGTGGGTTCTGATAATGATGGTGATGGTAATTATATATTATCTCAATATGATACACAAGGTCTTGCTTATAGTGTAAAATATAGCAATAATTATTCATTAGTAGCTGATGGTCAAAATGGATTAGTTATTTTAAGTGATAGTTCTTATAATTTAGAACTAGAAAAAGATTATAATTGGATTAATTTTGAAAGTTTTGCAACTAACTAATTTTAAATTCATAGTATTCAATATAATAACCCCATCTATATGATGGGGTTATTATATTAATTTATTGTAATAATTCCAATATCTGAAATATCAATATCTATTTCTTTAGAATCTTTATCAAAAAATTTAGTATCAGATGTAAATTTAACTTCTGTAATTCCTGGAGACCCAATTGCTGTAAATTTAATTTTTATAATATCATTATCGTTTATATTAAATACTTGACCAGGATTTAATAGGTCAATTTTTATATATTCAGTATTTATATCAGGTATCAACACTCCATTTAAGTTTATTCCAGATATTTCATTTATTTGTAATTTTTCATTATCATAATTAATTTCAATAACAAAAGCCATTACATTTTCTAGTTTTTGAGCATGAATAATTAATTCACCTTGCTCTCCGGAGTTTACGGTTACATCCTTAAAGTATAACTTAGGAGTTAATGGACCTATCGAATCTTTTACTGTAAATGAATAAATATTGCTTGTGTTTTCTCCGCCTTTACCATCCTTTGCCACAACTTTCCAATAATATGTAGTTCCTAATTCTAAACCTGTTACTAATAATGAAGTATTAGAAATATTTGACTTATATGGTGATGAGAAATTTTGAGTTTTATCTAAATATACATCATAGGTTAGTGTATCCCTATCTGGATCTGATGCATTCCATACAAGTGTAACATCAGACTCAATATCTGTTGCATTATTTGGTGGTGATAATAATTGTGGTTTATTTGGTGGATTATTGACTTTTTCTGCTGTTGTAAATGAATATATATCACTAGATTTTTCTCCACCTTTTCCATCTTTAGCAACTATTTTCCAATAATATGTTTGCCCAGGTTCTAATATTATATTATATGATGTTTGTGTATAATTTATTTCTTTTGGAATTGATAATATAGGTTCTTTTTCAATGTAAATATCATATGTTAGTGTATCTCCATCAGGATCTGAACAAGACCATTTTAAATTTACATTTATTGGTATATTTTCGCTATTATTTGCAGGCTCTAAAAGTGTAGGTTTAAGAGGTGGATTATTTTCGCCTGATATTTTCTTAACTGTGAATACCCATAAATCGCTTTTTGAAATATTTCCTTTATCATCATATGCTTTAACATACCAATAGTATGTACCTTCAATTAAATTAGATATAGTATATTCTTTCTTTGTAAGTTTTTGAGCTATTAATTCTTGAGTTAGTTTATCTCCAAAATATACATCATAGTATACAGTATCTCCATCTGGATCTGAAGATTCCCAAGATAGTGTAATATTGCTTAAAGTAATTTCACTATTATTTTGAGGATAAGGATTATATGGTTTTAATGGTGGTCTGTTAGATGGCATTGTAATATTTTTATTAATATTTCCAGTATGTTTTTTGTCTCCTAGAGAAATAGGCCATGGAGAATCTCTTAATTTTGGGGTTTCTCCATATACTCCATATAGATAACCATCAGAAGTGCCAAAGATTACTACACCATTATTGTCAATATTAGGCGAGTATCTAATTTTTCTATATTCATCATTCCATTTTAAGCTTCCGTTATATACTATAAATTTATTTTTAGTAGTTATATATTTTACATTATCCATTAAAATATATGAATATGGTAAATCTTTTAGTTCTATACTTCTTATATCATCACTTAAATAATAATATTGGTGTAAATTACCATCCTGAGTTCCAAAAACTATAGAATTATCTTCAGCAATAAGTATAGTTTTTGAAATATTTTCTTGCATAGTTTTTTCAAATTCTATTTTACCCAATTTATTAATAGAATAAATTTTATTATCTTCTGTTGCAAAATATATATTTTCATTATTATCCATTGAAAGTTCTGTAGAAATTATTCTATTAAAGCTTATTTTAAATATTTCATTTCCATTTGTATCTAAGGAATATAAATGATTATTTAATCCAAAATATATATTATCATCATTATCAACTATAATATTAGTTGTAGGAGCGCCATTTAATTGTTTTTTCCATAATATATTTCCAAAAGCACTTAATTTGTATATATTACCATTATCTGTTATTACATATATTTCACCATATCCGCTTAATGCAACTGGTTTTGATATACTTCCATCAAGGGTTATAGAATTTGATATCGTACCATCTGAATTAATAATATATAATTCTCCATTATCATTACCAACTATTATTTGATTTAAAGGATTTAAAACAACAGGAGATTTAATAAAACCATTTGTTTCATATTTCCATAATTCTAACCCATATGAATCATATGCATATATATTTCCAGAACTAGTAGAAAAATATATAATATTATCCTCAGAAATTGCTGGTGAATAAATTGTAGCCCCTTCGACCTTAACCTTAAACTTTAATTCTGAAGGTGAAGGTATTGTGTTAAATTTATACATATCACTTTCTGTTTCTAATTCACCATCACTAACAACAACCTTCCAATAATATGTCTTATTATTTTCTAAATTTACTTCATATGAAGTAGCATTTGTTGTGGCAATTAAATTTAAATTATCCTCTTCACCTAGATATATACTATATGTTAAAACATCATCTTGTAGATCTTCACATTCCCAAGTTAATTTTATTTTTATTGGGACCTCAATGCTTTGGTTTTTTGGGTATGTTAATAGTGGTTTTTCAGGAGGTGTATTATTTCTAATATATAAATTTCTATTATTATTAATATTTTTTCCAAATTTCGACCATTTATCATTTAATATATTTCTTTCACTTATAGATATTGAATATAATGTATTATCATTTGCAAAGTATAAAAGACTATCATTTAAAAGGCTACATGTTTTTACATTGTTAAAAGAATCAATATTAGTTTCAGAATTATTTTTAAAAATACCATTTGAAGTAATTCCATATATATCTTTTGATTCTGAAATTAATAAGGTTTTAGAAAAAACATTAGTTATTCCATATGAATCAACTAAATTACCATTAATATCAATTTTAAATATTTTATTTTTTGATGAAGCATATAAATATTCCCCGTCATATAATATTTCATTTTCAATATTTTCTGATAAAGACAGTTCCCAGTTTTTCGCTCCATCTTTATTATAACTGTAAACTGTTTTTCCAATAGCAAAATATATATTACTAGACTCATCAGTTGATATTAAAGAGGATATAGATTGATTAAATTCAATTTTTTTAAATATTTTACCTTTAGGTTTTATCCACAATAATGAATTATTATCCCATAATACAATATATCCATTTTCAATTATTAGTGGAGGGTTTGATGGTAATATATCATAGGAATTTTCCCAGAAAATTTCTAAAGTATCAATATCATATACTATTAGATTTCCATTTTTTAATGCCACATACATATATTTATTATTTTTATAATCTTTACTTGCTGTAATTCCAGCTATATTTCCAGAAACGCTCAGTGTATTAACAGTTTTAAAAGTTTCTAAGTCAATAACATATATATTTCCAGAGTTGTCAGGAACAAATAATAAATTTTCAAAGATTATTGAATTTTCTATTAAATTATTCAAAGAGATAAATTTATCTTCACTTCCATTAGTGTTTAATCTATAAACTCCATTTTCTGAAATAACTAATAATTTTTGATTGTATACAAACATATCTAAAATATTTGGTATATCAATTTTCCATTCTAAAGTGTTTTCAGATTTTTTTGTTTTAAATGTTATTTCATCATTTACTATAATTCCTCCATAACTATCTTTTGCAACTATTTTTAAATAATATTTTGTGTCTTTTAATAAATATAAATCGAATTCTGTTTTAGTTAAATCAGTGGCTATTTTTGTATAATCATTTGAATCATCTCTTAAAAATATATCATATTTTAAGCTATCGCCATCTGGGTCCGAACATTTCCACTTCAATTTTATATTTTCAGGAACAATAGAATTATTTAGAGGGTAAATTACCTCAGGTTTATTTGGATATTGATTTACATCTATTATTTTTAAATTTAAATAACCTGTAGAATTGCCTTTTGTATCAGATACAAGTATTTGCTCATGTATTTTTCTTTCTAAATTAGGATGTTTTACAATATCATATTTTGGTTTAAATACATATTTATTACCTTCTATATATGCACCATTATTTGTAATTATTTGATATTCAAAATATGTATCTTCCATATCTGAAATATAATTACTTAAGTCAAGTTCAAAAGTTTCATTTTCTTTTATAACATATTCTTTTTTAGGGAAATCAACTATAGGAGGTGTATTATCAACTGTTTTAAAAGACCATATATTAGATATTTCAGATGCGCCATTAGAATCATATGTTTCAACCATCCAATAATAGGTAGTATTTAACTCTAATTTTTTAATAGTATATTCAGTTGTATTTAAATTAGTAGCAATAGGTGTAGTTAAAGGAGTAGAATCAGAAAGATAAAGATTATAAAATACATAATCTCCATCGAAATCTATACTTTTATTCCACTTAAAAGTTAAATTATATGGATTTACAGAATTATTATTGTTTTCTGGATAAATCAAAAACGATTTTGTAGGAGAATTATTAGGGACTGCCACCTTAAAATAAGCTTTTTTTTCAGATTTATTTCCAGAGGTATCAAAAGCTTGAATAATCCATTCATAATCTCCATCATCTAAGCCTTCAATTTTTAATGAATTAGAAGCAAGTTCTAGGCTTTTTTTAATAGTATTATCATTTGAATTTAAGAAAAAATTATAATATAATACACCACCTTCTGGATCTTTTGCAATCCAGTTAAAATTAACAGTATCTGAAGTTATTGTAGTATCAGATGGACTCATATTTTCTATAATAGGTGGTTGATTTTTGAAAATACAACTTTGAAAAATAAATAATAATATCAAGAATATACTTAAATATAAATTTTTCATGATGATTCCTCCGTTTTTTTGACTATTCAGAATAATAATGAGTTCATTTATTTCGATCATCATGATATTTTTCTATATTGGCAATTTATTAACCTAAAAATAAAAATCGCCTCGCAAAAAAGCGAGGCGATAAAAATAATTAACAATTATAATTTACTAATTAAATCTGCATAAACTTTTGTATCTTCGATTAAATGTTCAATTTTAATATATTCGTTAGGTTGATGTGCCATGTGGTCCATGGTTCCCCATACAACAGCAGGTAACCCTTCATGTCGCAAAATGGCAGCACACGTTCCTCCACCTATTCCACCAACAACAGTTTTAACCGATCTTAAAGACTCTATACTTTCTATTAATTTTAAAACCATGGGATGATCCTTTGGAGTTGGTTCTGGAGCAACTTCCATTTGAGGAATATCAATATTTATTTTTACTCCAAATTTAGCCTCATATTTTTCTTTGATTTTATTAACATCTAATATTATTTCATTTAAATCATATTGTGGCAAAACTCTGCAATCAAAGTATAACACATCAGTACCGGGGATAGTATTAACATTATCAACATTATGTTCTTTCTTTGTTGGTTCAAATGTTGAGATAGGAATTCTTCCAAACATATTATCAATTGCATTATATTTATTGTGTAAAAATTCATCTAATTCTTTTGCAAAGTATATAGATGCCCTATGGGCATTTCTAGCAACATTAGGTGTAGAAGCATGTGCTTGTTTTCCAAGTGTTTCAATTTTTAACCATAATATTGATTTTTCAGCGATTTCAATAAAAGAACCTTCTGGATTTCCTGAATCTGGAACATAATACCAATCATCTTTAGAAAAAATATTTTGTTTTAATAGGTATTTTATACCATATTCACTACCTGTTTCTTCATCTGAAACAAAAACTAAACCAATATTATTTTTTGGTCTAATATTTAAATCCATCATTGTTTTTACTCCGAATAATGTAGCAATTAATGAACTTCCGTTATCTTCAGATCCCCTGCCAAATATTTTCCCATCTTTAACAACAGGATCAAAAGGATCATGATCCCATAATGATAAATCTCCTTCAGGTACTTTATCCATATGGGTAATAAACCAAATTGTTCTTTCAGGATTTGTTCCATTATACATTGCAACAATATTTGGTCTATAACCATATTCAACAGCATCATCAGGTGCATCATATCTTTTTATTTCATCAAATTTAAGAGTGTTTAAATATGATTCTAACCATTCAGCTACTTCTTTTTCGCCAGGCCCTCCAGCTCTTGGGTTTACAGAATTAATTGAAACAAATTTTCTTAAAGATTCGATAATTTCATCTTTTATTTTTTCTACATGATTAATGATATCCATAATAATCCCCCTTATTAATTAGTATTCCTAATTATTATACCATAAAAAGAATAAGCCCGTGAAGGGCTTATTCAAAATAACAAATTATTTTATCTATTTCTTTGTTTCTTAATTTATATGCTAATTCTCCTCTTAACTTATTTCCAGTGATTTCAAATTTATTATTTCCTATAAATACTTCCATTTTTTTGATTTCTTTAGAATTATTGTTATTAATATATTTAACTAATGTTTTTGAAAATAATTTAAATTCAACTTCACCATTATTATAAAATTCATAATTTAATCTTGGTTCAAAAGTGAAAGTTAATTCATTATTTTCCATTTTAAATAATTTATTACCAATAAACATTAATTTCCACATACTTAAAAATTCTGCTGTAGAACCACTTAATCTAGCGCTGAAACCTTGTCCATGAAGATTTTCATTCTTATTCGCGCTACTTACAATAAATGAAGAGTTTTCTAATAAACTTCTTCCATATACTTCGTATTTCATATATGGAGGCAACATAGTTTTAATATCTTCATAGAATTCTTCTAACATATTTGCTTTTAATATTTCAAGTAAATATTTAAATTCCATATGCATAAATATAGATTCATTTTCTAACCAGCCTGGTGTAAATGCTCTTAATCTTCCAATACTATATGGTTGATCCATAATACTTTCTGATGTTTTATACATTTTTAATTTTTTGTCATATATATTTGATTCTTTCACAAATTTATATAATTCTTTTCTTTCATTATCATCGATTACCTTAAATGATCTAACAATTCCTTCTAAGAAATATGGAAGAACATTTACTTCAAATCTTTTTGGTATAATAACTCCATCTTTTTCTTCGTATTCTACTAAATCATATGTAAAGAAGGATGGATATACACCTTTTCCAATTTCTTTAGCTTTTTTAATTCCATCATCTAATTTATTAATCATTTTATTAATGAAGTCTAATAGATAATCTTTTGAAAGATTAACTCTTTCACCGATTTTGAAAAATACTTTTTTCCTATAATCTTCCTTATGAGAATAAATATTATTCCAATATGTAAAATGATCATTGAAATTATCTAATTCATAATTTATGTTATCGATAAATTCTTTTAACTCTTCAAAAACCTCTACATCTTTTACACAATATTCTTTTAAGAATAAAAGTAATCTTTTTAATTCAAATGTTTCACTCATACCAGAACCAAATATTCCAGGAAGTCCATTTAATGCATCATTCCAACCTGGTTTATTTGCTTCCATTTCAAGTCCCATTCCATATGGATCCAATGTAGCAAATTTATTTACTGCTAATAATAGTAATTTTTCAAACATTGTAGCATTATATATATTATTATCTTTATCAACTAAATAATTATGACCTCTTTTTCTAATTATTTCTGCTTTTTCTTCTGATTCACCAATTGCAGCAATTTGCATAACCTTTCCCTTATAAATCTTATACTTTTCACTTCTAGGTTTTACAAATGCATGTGAATCAAATATTTTGAATTTTCTTTCATTAAATAATTTATCAATTATTTTATCTGGATATATTTCATAATAAGTTTCTACTAAATCCATTATATATGTCCAGTGATCGATCCAATAACCTTCACCAAATTCTGCTTGTTCTAATTGTATAGAATTTTTAAGGATATTTTCTATAAAATCATCTTCTACGTTTATTCCGTTATTTTCAACAAAGGTTAATAACTTTCCGGGAGTGAAATAATTATTTTTTAAATAATCAGCTAATTTTTCATCTAAATTATCATAATTGCCGTTATATTTAAATACAGTCCCTTTAACAACTAATGGATTATTACCATCTGCTTGTATTAAATTAATAAACATCTTTAAATTGAAATCATCAATTTCTGGTTTAAAAATAATATCATTTCTTCTATTTTGCAACACATCTCTGAAATTACCATTTCCTTGAGAATATTTATTTGCTTCTAATGAGAAGAAATTATAATCTCTTTCTAAATCACCATGTTTTCTTGAATATATATGATAGACAATCTTATTATCATTAAATAATACTGGATAACCGCCTCTTAAAATATTGTCTAAATAGTTTTGTTCACAATATTTATTAAATAATTCATTATTTGTTTTTGTATAAATATCAGAAACAATTTCATTTACTACCTCATCAGCCTCTTTCATTTTTTCCACAATATATTCATTTGTTTTTATATTGTTTATGTTTTCATTAATATATTCTCTAGTATGAGAAAATCCTATCATACTGTTAATAATAATTTTTTCTGAGTTATCTTTTAAAGCACAAAATGCA encodes:
- a CDS encoding fibronectin type III domain-containing protein encodes the protein MKNLYLSIFLILLFIFQSCIFKNQPPIIENMSPSDTTITSDTVNFNWIAKDPEGGVLYYNFFLNSNDNTIKKSLELASNSLKIEGLDDGDYEWIIQAFDTSGNKSEKKAYFKVAVPNNSPTKSFLIYPENNNNSVNPYNLTFKWNKSIDFDGDYVFYNLYLSDSTPLTTPIATNLNTTEYTIKKLELNTTYYWMVETYDSNGASEISNIWSFKTVDNTPPIVDFPKKEYVIKENETFELDLSNYISDMEDTYFEYQIITNNGAYIEGNKYVFKPKYDIVKHPNLERKIHEQILVSDTKGNSTGYLNLKIIDVNQYPNKPEVIYPLNNSIVPENIKLKWKCSDPDGDSLKYDIFLRDDSNDYTKIATDLTKTEFDLYLLKDTKYYLKIVAKDSYGGIIVNDEITFKTKKSENTLEWKIDIPNILDMFVYNQKLLVISENGVYRLNTNGSEDKFISLNNLIENSIIFENLLFVPDNSGNIYVIDLETFKTVNTLSVSGNIAGITASKDYKNNKYMYVALKNGNLIVYDIDTLEIFWENSYDILPSNPPLIIENGYIVLWDNNSLLWIKPKGKIFKKIEFNQSISSLISTDESSNIYFAIGKTVYSYNKDGAKNWELSLSENIENEILYDGEYLYASSKNKIFKIDINGNLVDSYGITNVFSKTLLISESKDIYGITSNGIFKNNSETNIDSFNNVKTCSLLNDSLLYFANDNTLYSISISERNILNDKWSKFGKNINNNRNLYIRNNTPPEKPLLTYPKNQSIEVPIKIKLTWECEDLQDDVLTYSIYLGEEDNLNLIATTNATSYEVNLENNKTYYWKVVVSDGELETESDMYKFNTIPSPSELKFKVKVEGATIYSPAISEDNIIYFSTSSGNIYAYDSYGLELWKYETNGFIKSPVVLNPLNQIIVGNDNGELYIINSDGTISNSITLDGSISKPVALSGYGEIYVITDNGNIYKLSAFGNILWKKQLNGAPTTNIIVDNDDNIYFGLNNHLYSLDTNGNEIFKISFNRIISTELSMDNNENIYFATEDNKIYSINKLGKIEFEKTMQENISKTILIAEDNSIVFGTQDGNLHQYYYLSDDIRSIELKDLPYSYILMDNVKYITTKNKFIVYNGSLKWNDEYRKIRYSPNIDNNGVVIFGTSDGYLYGVYGETPKLRDSPWPISLGDKKHTGNINKNITMPSNRPPLKPYNPYPQNNSEITLSNITLSWESSDPDGDTVYYDVYFGDKLTQELIAQKLTKKEYTISNLIEGTYYWYVKAYDDKGNISKSDLWVFTVKKISGENNPPLKPTLLEPANNSENIPINVNLKWSCSDPDGDTLTYDIYIEKEPILSIPKEINYTQTSYNIILEPGQTYYWKIVAKDGKGGEKSSDIYSFTTAEKVNNPPNKPQLLSPPNNATDIESDVTLVWNASDPDRDTLTYDVYLDKTQNFSSPYKSNISNTSLLVTGLELGTTYYWKVVAKDGKGGENTSNIYSFTVKDSIGPLTPKLYFKDVTVNSGEQGELIIHAQKLENVMAFVIEINYDNEKLQINEISGINLNGVLIPDINTEYIKIDLLNPGQVFNINDNDIIKIKFTAIGSPGITEVKFTSDTKFFDKDSKEIDIDISDIGIITIN
- a CDS encoding M20 family metallo-hydrolase, which produces MDIINHVEKIKDEIIESLRKFVSINSVNPRAGGPGEKEVAEWLESYLNTLKFDEIKRYDAPDDAVEYGYRPNIVAMYNGTNPERTIWFITHMDKVPEGDLSLWDHDPFDPVVKDGKIFGRGSEDNGSSLIATLFGVKTMMDLNIRPKNNIGLVFVSDEETGSEYGIKYLLKQNIFSKDDWYYVPDSGNPEGSFIEIAEKSILWLKIETLGKQAHASTPNVARNAHRASIYFAKELDEFLHNKYNAIDNMFGRIPISTFEPTKKEHNVDNVNTIPGTDVLYFDCRVLPQYDLNEIILDVNKIKEKYEAKFGVKINIDIPQMEVAPEPTPKDHPMVLKLIESIESLRSVKTVVGGIGGGTCAAILRHEGLPAVVWGTMDHMAHQPNEYIKIEHLIEDTKVYADLISKL